The following is a genomic window from Lagenorhynchus albirostris chromosome 2, mLagAlb1.1, whole genome shotgun sequence.
TTCTAGAGGATGAAACCTTTGCTGATTTTTTCaacacatttctttctctcctcgTAAGCATTCTCAGACTTAAATCCAAATGTTTCATCAACAGCTGAATAGTGAATCTTACTGAgctgagtatcttttttttttaattttatattatttattttttatacagcaggttcttattagttatccattttatacataatagtctatatatgtcaatcgcaatatcccaattcatcccaccaccacccccagccaaCTTTTctcccttggtgtctatacgtttgttctctacatctgtgtctctgtttctgccctgcaaacaggttcatctgtaccatttttctaggttccatatacatgcgttaatatatgatatttgtttttctgtttctgacttacttcactctgtatgacagtctctagattcatccacatctctacaaattaccaaaatttcattcctttttatggctgagtaatattccattgtatatatgtaccacatctattttatccattcgtctgtcaataggcatttaggttgcttccatgaccgggctattgtaaatagtgctacaatgaacatggggtgcatgtgtctttttgaattatggtttcctctgagtatatgcccagtagtgggactgctggtttatatggtaattctatttttagttttttaaggaacctccatactgttcctcaaaatggctgtatcaatttacattcccaccaacaatgcaagagggttcccttttctccacaccctctccagcatttttttaaaaatcaagttttacCAAATCAAAACTATTTCAATTTGAGCAAATAAACATGAAGTAGAAAATCCTCTAAAATCTCCAGGAGTTCCAGTTATTGATATAATGAAATCCTAAATCCCCAGCCTCCTTGATCGCCTTTGCCTGTACACAGTTATCTTTCATCACACCCTTTGCTGGTCCCCAGTGCTGCAGTGATGGCCGCTCTACCCTTGCAAAGCACACCTGGCATTCTCCCACCTCTACGCTTCTCCTTGGCTGTGTTCTTAGTTTCCATAGTTTCACCCACCAAACTCTTAACCATTTTTCAGATCTCTAGTTAAATCCTGCTCTGCTTAAGGAGTTCCTAGGTCCTCCCAATAGGAACTTATTTCCCCCTGCCTCTGTGCCCCTTGGCACTTTGCAACTTTCTTGTGTTATATGTGTGTATCTGCCCCACTGGATTGTGAAGTTGTGAATTCCTCCAGAAGGACCATGGATTATTCATTCTGCTCTACTCCCTTCACCCAGTGTTTGGCAGATAGCAATTGCTGAGTTGTTAACTGAAACCAAATTTATATATCTTCTCAATCTATGCAACTAAAACAAAcctcaaatatcaaaatattcttCAAACCAAACCTACACTAATCCTGCTTCTTTTTTGGTTTAAATATTTGGTTGCATCTGAGCGCTGATGCCTTATAAATAGTTGCTCACCTCAGTGCACCTTTTTCCATGGATGCTGCCTGTGAAAAGGTGAAATTTCACAAAACTAGGAAAGACACTATTATTCCACAAACACCTATTGGGTGGCACTTTGTGCTAGACACTGAGCTTAGTCCTGGGGACACAGATGTTAATGATACCATCTGTGTCTTCAAGGAATTCCAGTCTAACATGAGAGACCAGTGTTTAAGGCCAGTGCGCAAAGGGTTGTGAGTGACATGACTGAAGTCTCCAGGAGGCAGTGGGGTACATTGGAGGAAGAGGCCACTCCTACCTGGAAGAGTCAGAAAGGTGCCAGTGAAGAGGTCACACAAGCCAAGCCTGGAAAGAAGACTAGTTATTTGACAATGGTCTGGGGACgaagatggggagggaagggtggataaagaagcaagaggaaaagaCTGGGGGGTTGAGTATCAAGAGAAGCAGAGGCCTTAGGGACAGGACAGAGTAAGTAAAGGCACCACGGAATACAGTCCTATGGCACCTTGGGGGAACCTCTAAGGCTGAAGAAAAAGTTGTGAGAGGCAGACATAGCAAGAGATGAGGCTGCACAGCCAGGCCTCCGAGAGTACGTAGGCCGAGCTTAGGAGTTTGGACATCATTCTGAGGGCAACAGAAAATCATCAGAGGTTTAGgtaagggagtgacatgatcagacTTTCATCTAGGAAAATTATTTCTGCAGAAGTCTAGCCATGGATAGCGCTGTCAGGGGGCCACAGTGGAGACAGGGAAACTAGTCAGGAGATTGTTTCAAGACTAGGTGAGAGGCGATGAGAGTCTAAAGGCAAAATGATGAAGAGGATGGATAAATAGGAGAGATTTTTCACAAAGCGAAACGCAGGACCTATCACTCTGAATGTCAGACAGAAGTGGTAACAAGAAGAGAGGGATCAGGGTAGCAGGAGTGGGTGCCTGGGTGGATGGTGGTACCAGCGACATGgtaaaaaagggaaggaggaaaaggcctCGAAGAGCAGGTGTTTGGGGGTGATCCGCACTCATACTCTAGCATCTGCCACTGTCTTAATGAAAGGTTTCAGAAGTAACCTTAAGGCATTTTAGCTCATCAGTTTGTCAACTTAATTATGCAGCCCGCAATAATGTTATAGAAATGGCGAACGTAATGTGGGAAGTAGAATCCTGAGAATGTCCTGGCCATTTAGGTCGCTGTGGTCTATTTAGGAAGAAAGTGGTATTTCATGTTGAGTGCTGCTGTCAATTTACAAATTTCTACCATTTACTGTCCATAATCACCCTGTCAGGTCAACATCACTCCCTCCTTACAGATGGGTctcagaagttaaatgacttgcctaagatcacttGGCAAATCTGGGGCAGTCCTAGAGTGACCAGGTCCTGTGGCTCCAGGCCTGGCGTGTTTTCCACATCAGCCTCCGGCCCTGAATGGCACAAATGTCACATGGTGAAAATGCTCCCACGCACTACTCCCACAAAATCTCACGATCTCACAGTCCCACCGCACATCCCATAAAGGTAACTTCACACGCCAGGCAGGGCGTGTCTTGTCCAACACTGAGTGCAGAGCAGGGAGGGGTCACTAAGGACTGAGTCTCCTTCATAGACCGATATTTGTGAAGTGCAGGCAACACCATCACCTTCCATCGATACAGCCAAGGACAAAGGGAAGAGACGGAGGGGGCCGCAGACTGACAAAAGTTTGGGGCCGCCGGTCTCGGGGAGATGGTCAGAATGACGTGATGTGCTGAGAGTTCACTTTAGCCCCTCTGGTTTATCACAAATACTTTGGGGGCACTTTGAGATATTTTGATGCCTACAGTGAGACTGCTAAGCATAGCTACCTGTAAACATAGAAGCCCTTTCACATTAGGCTCAAAACTGCCTAGGTCACAGACCCTTCTCCTTGACAAAAGAGGACAGTAGCCTAGAATTTTCTATCAATTTTGGACACTCTTAATGCCCCCCTAAGTAATTTGTacctttaatcctcacatcctCTGTTCTCTCTACTTTCTCCGGTTAAAGAATTTAGGCAAATCCAAAGGTATTTCTCTTTATGAAAAGGCTTTAAGCCTTTGCTCTTTCTAAGTCCTGTAGAAATGAATAATgcaatacacaaaataaatgccTTTTAATGTCATGAGCTTTGGCCTTTGCACACAGGCAAGATAACTCCCAGGTCGGGGCAGGATGGAACCAAAAGGTAAATGAATCTTGCAGTTTAATCTTTCTTGGTTGTTTTGCACAAAGCAAGTTGATTCAGTGCAATGAAGTTAAGAATTAATGTCCCTTGATATAGGAAAGCAATGGAACCTCTCTTCGCCTGTGGCTGCAGATGGACTGTGACATTTTCATGAAGAGAAACTCTAGACCACTTTGGCTGTTTCTTAGCTTTCTTTTGCAGGTCTTTGGTCAGACACCATTTTACACTCTTGAAAATTCATAGTGGAGCTTGTGGCCAGAAATACCCCATGACTTGGTGCGTATGATTCTTGAATGGTGTATGGTTTGGGATGGGGGAAGAGGCAGCTGAATTTGATGTGTGGATTCGGACAGGGAGAGGGATAGGAGCTCCTGAGGGTGACTATGGAAGAAACTATAAAGCAGGTAAGTAGGACAAACAGCATCAAGCCAGGTAGACATTTCTGCTTTTTGCATTTTTACCACTTGGGCAAGCAACTGCTGGTGAGTTCTTTCCTCTATATTGTAGTCCATGGTTAGCAAAAGTGATTAAACTCTCATGTCCACTGTGGTGGTTGGGTAGGAGATACTTGGAGGACTGTGTTGAGAAGAACTCTGAGGCCACACCTAAGCCAGAAAGAGTCTGAGAATTGGTTTGCGATGCTTGCAATGGGTGTGAGATAGGCAGTGCAGCCCATGGGCCACATAGCAATTATTTGCATTGTAAGGTGTAGCTCAAGTCAAGATGACACTCGACAGTTCCTAATGACTGCTTGACCATGAGACATATCTTTCTCCcaatcattttttctctttatatgttTTTTCCTTGTCCTTGTTCactgtctttctcttctccttttccccccTTCCTGTTCTCCTTTTCCACTCTGTAGACCTTGGACTCACCAATGGCTTCCTCATGCCCTACCTGTGACATGTGGCATCAGAAAGCTCACTCAGCCATGCTCCCAACAAGGTTTTATTATTCTCTGGGATCTGGAGAGCTGAGAAAGACACTCCACTCGGATTCTTATATTTGGTTTTCTTACGAGAGCCCCAagacttacaattttattttatttcctttctctggtaGGTAGATCCTTCAGGGATCCGTCCCATATTCTAAATGATGTTATGTGtgagtgtttgtgtgtttttgtacACGTTGTGCTGGTGATATGGGTTGAGAGCTTGTGAGAAATTGTAAGTGTGCTTACAAAGAAGCAAGTTGAGTAGAGTTATGACTTGACACAACAGACCAAAAtctctcctgcttctcttctctcaagcaaaacttagattttttttctttactttgaccTTTTCTTAAACAACCTCACCCAGGAATAAGaaagatttttctgatgagaaaacaaGCCTTTCCTTTCCTACCAATCAGTCCTTTGAGAACCTCAACCCCAGTCTCCGCTTCCCTTAGATACTATTTTTAATCAACACACCTCTCCTCTGGGCCAAATACTACAAGCATGAGGTTATTTATTGCCCTTGCTAAGCTGCATTTCTTAGCGATTCagttccatttctcttttctgttccttgtTTGTTTGGACTCTAGATTGCAAAGTACAAAGGATTATTGACCTGGTTGGAAAAATACCGGTTACCTTTCTTCTGTAAAACCAACTTGTGTTTCCATTACATTCTCTGTCAGGAGTTCATCAGTTTCGTTCAGTCCCCAGAAGGAGGTAAGCCGGcgggtgtgtgtggggagaaaCCTGGGCAGCTAGGTTGCACAGCATCCCGTGCCTGTCAGTCCTACAGTAAGGCTGCCTTTATAGCCTTAGATGTACGGTTGGCTCAGGCTGTGTTGCAGCGAAATCTTAGGCTGAAAAATCGGAACCAAGAGCAACAAGCAGGAGTCTGATGGGCTGGGCTGTTTGTCTCACTGCAGCCAGACATGAGAGAGTTAATGAGGGCCAAATTGCCCACAATATGTTCAGAATCAAAGGTAGCACCACCTTCACTGTTATCACCTGGCCTAAGCCACCATCATTTCTCGCCTGGCTATTGAAATCATCTCTTAATCAGTCTCCTCACTGCTGCTCTTGTTCTCTGCTCCCAGCAGCCAGGGTGAGCTTTTTAAAACATCCGTTAgttcatgtcactcctctgctcgctgaccctccccaccaccaccaccaatggCTCCCATCTCAGTGTGAAATCCAGCGCCCCTAAAATGCCTTTCCAGGTCCTAGAGACCTGGCGCCATTGcctttctgacctcatctcctgctTCTCTCTTGCTCCCTCATTGCAGGCAGATTGACCTCCCTGCAGTTCCTCAGACATAGTGGACACATTCCCAGTTCAAggctttgcactggctgttcacGCTGCTGAATACATGGAAGGCTCCTCCTCCATGTATTCACATGGACCTCCCTTCACCTCAAGTCTCTGGGCAGTTCTCACCTCCTCATTGAAGGCTACCCTGATGGCCCAATGCCCACTCATCCACCCCTGCCCTAGCTCTCCCTAcgtcctcctttccttttttcctgtaatgCTTATAACTTTCATTCTCACTAGAGGATGTATTTATTATGCTTATTGTATATCGTATCTCTCCTCTGCTAgagtataagctccttgagggcggggatttttgttctgtttgtggATGTATCCCAAACACCTAGAATGGTACTCGGCACTTAGTAGGCacataataaatatctgttgaaagaatgaatgaataagatttCCATCTAGGGTTGATTTACAACTTGATTCTCAGCTCAACTAgccaaaggagaaaggaaatcaGGGAACGTTAAGATTCCGGAGATCCCACTGAGTAAAATGTTATAACAAATCGCCCATCGTACTCACCTCCCGCCTTCAATATATTGATATGTATTGGGAGAGAATTATAAAGCATATCCGAAGTGAAATCCCTGGGAGATATAAGAAAAAATCAATCCAGTGTCTGATAGTCCTCAGTCTCTTGCCTTGCAGACTGCTACCCTCTCCATCAGGGATATCAGAGGGAACCCCAACCCTAAACAGGGAAGGGCTTGAGAGAGACCAGTTGTCCTGAAGCTGGTAGGTGCCTGTTCCTGAGATAGTACTTGTGAGTGAAGGGTGGCTGGCAAGAATGAAGGGGAATTGGGACAGGGTAATTGAATAGCTCCTGCACTTCTAAGCCTGCAtggcatgttttgttttgttctctagttggtttgttttatttttcagttgggaTTCTTGAGAACAAACTACAGTCCACAGGCCAAATGCAGTACATGTGGCCTAGGAGCTAAgagtgtttttgtatttttaaaggcttaaagaagaagaagactGTGCAACAGAGACTATATATGTGTTACAAAGCATAAAATACTTACtactggctctttacagaaaaaagtttgccaaccccttcTCTAGAACATCAGATTcattcaaatgtatttatttactaacTGAGAAGGTGTTCCTAACCCAAATACAAATGTGTTCCAGAAGATTCGCTGTTTGGGCTTAGTCACACTCCTCTTTATTCATATAGATAACTGAGGATTGATGACATTAAAATCAGGGCTAGTTGGGAGTTTTTCAATTTGTCCAGTCCAAACTCTTTCCTCCAGTCAGATCTAACTTTGAGAAATCCCATTCAGAGGTACATGGTTCCTGTTCTTGAACATGTTTTCGCGTACCTCTTGCTTTCCTTTACAATAACTTTCAGTAGTCTGAAAAGTAACTTGAGGAATCCCACGAAATGGTTATTTCTCTGGGGAAGAAGGAAGGTAATCAGAGTAAGGGGTCACTGAGTGTTGAACAAACCCTAAAAACATGTTCACTATATATCTGACCTGTCGACACCCCAGGACacaaaaacatttggaaaaattcaAAAACCTCACCATTCCACATCATTTTcatcctttatctttctttccagAGGCCCTTCTGAACCTTTCCGTCTGGCATCCCAACCAGTCAACCACCAGGAGGGAAATCCTGAGTCACAAGCAAAAAGTGGCTCTGTTCAAACTCCAGAGCTATTGGCTCCCAAACTTTTATACCCACGCTAAGACGATCATGGCCAAGGAGGAATCGTGCCAGGCTCTGATGCAGGAATATGAGACTCGCCTGTACAGTATCTGCTATACCCACGTAGGAGGGCTCCCTCTGAGTATAAGCATCAAGAAGGGGCACCACCCCCAGAAGCGGTACTCAAGCGGGAAGGCCAAGAGGAAGATGTGGCAGTTGACAGACCAGGGATCTTGGTCTCTGGAAGTGAATACCAACCCAGATACCAACACTTTGCTCCCCCAGGAGCTGTTTCCTCAAGACAAGTTGGTTATACAAATGCCTTCCCCGAAAGAGACCTCTTTAAAGGAGAGAATTATCAGTTTCCAGGAAGAGGATATTCTCTGTGCCAAGAAGTCCAATGTGAAGAACAAAGCCAAGAGCCACCTCCACATGGAGGGCCTCTTTGAGACATCATTCTTTACCCACCTGAGGACTGTCACCCCCATCATCAATTACTCCCCCCACATGACAATTAAGAAGGCCGTGGAGCAAAACCTCTCCTTGGGGTACACCCACTGGGCCTTGTGTGCTGATGCCTTGCAGGGAGTCCCATTTGGGACCACCTGAAGAAGCAAAATTTGAAAGTGGAGGTCCAACTCCTGGACCTCTGGCAGGACCTGCACGATTTCCTCAGTGTCCTGATGAGTAACGGAAAGACTGGGAAAGCCTTCCTGGGCACATGCTGGGCAACCGGATCTGTGAGCTCTACCTGAATGAGCAGATTGGTCTACGCCTACCACTAAAATCCCAAACCATCAAAGGCCTGAAGGAGCTGCTGCCATCTGGGGATGTGAACCTCTGGATTCCCAGAGCCCAGAAGGAGATCTGCAATGTAGGCCATGCCTCACAGAAATGGGTTGGTATCTGGAAGATTAGGTCAAGACTGACCAAAAATCCTATCTGGTCATCTATCCTGGCTAACTTAATGATATAACTACCCACATAACACTTTCCATATTGAAGAGTTGGTTGATCACTTAGGAGCAAGTTATATAAATTCCCAAGAAGCAGCCAAAACTCCAAAGTAGGATGGAGGCGGAGGAGTGGTCTTCAATTCCCCCTTATACGGAGTCACCCAAAACTGTGAACCTCGGACTGTTCTATTGAGGGAAGTTTTAAGAACTCTGTTCTAAACCTCATGTACTGAAATACAGGGTCTCCATTTTCTAGACTAGCCGTCACGGAAATGGCCAAATGAGAGggtttattctttattattattattattttgcggtacgcgggcctctcacccctgcggcatctcccgttgcggagcacaggctccggacgcgcaggctcagcggccatggctcacgggcccagccgctccgcggcatgtgggatcctcccggaccggggcacgaacccgtgtcccctgcatcggcaggcggactctcgaccactgcgccaccagggaagcccgggagggTTTATTCTTATCCCCAAACATTAGATAAAAGCATGGGACTATCCTGGAGACACAGGAAGTAATAGTTTGATGATTGTAAGTCAAGATCTTGGCAGAAAACAAATGGTGGAGCCAAATTGGGTAACAGATGAGAGCTTAATAAAAAGGCACTACTTACAAAGGAGGGTAGGGAAACCACAGTGGATACTCCGTGCAATACCCCAGGGCCAGTAAGGGTGGGCCACTTTCATCACTCTTAGGCCTGAAGAGTGGAAGAGAGGGAGCAGTTACCAGAACCAGGAGATAAAGAGCTGTGTAGAGTGGAGCACTGGTCAGGAGCTGTGACTGTCAGTAGAGGGACGTCTGGAAGGATCGGGGGGAATAGGTATTCCAAGCTCACTCTCcaccttttgtttcccttttcctaCCAGCTCCGGATATATCCAATGAGAGGTCAAGGGAGTGTGTTAATGTGCCCATACAGGTTAATTTCCCCAGGCACAAGCAGGGTGAAGAAGGGTAGAGAGTGGATCTGGAGGGCAATGGCTATAAACAAAAAGCTGTTtggggggcttcccgggtggcgcagtggttgagagtccgcctgccaatgcaggggacacgggttcgtgccccggtctgggaagatcccacatgccgcagagcagctgggcctgtgagccatggccgctgggcctgcgcgtcctgtgctctgcaacgggagaggtcacaacaatgacaggcctgcataccgcaaaagaaaaaaaaaaaaaaaagctatttggtGCATTATAACATATTTACCTGATAAGCACACTCACTACCTCCTTTGGGCTTCTTAGCACCTCCAAGCAGCAGAGAGGGTAGTATTATTGACACTACTACGCAActgaggaaaatgagacttaGAGAGGGTGTGTGGATTATCCCAAAGGCATGCAGCAGACTAGCGGAGGAATCAGGGTTAGAACTCAGGAGTCTCTGGCTCTAAATCCAGCACGATCTCTAATGCACCTTAATTATCCAGGGTTGCACATCTGGACAGTGTAGGGATGAGATCAGTCCAGTGGGTCCACAGCCAAAGCTGTTTGCAAAGTTCTCGAGTAGTAGAAGCTCCAGAGaagtcctccctcccctcccttccccaccctttgTAGAGGCATTTGGGGCTAAAGGCTTAGATAGGCTGTGCTTTCTGGATCAGCAAGTCCACACAGTAAAGCTCCCTCTCTAGGCCTTTGGTCTTCAGCAAAGATATTGAAGGTATTTGTGTTATCGATAATGCTGGACTATCACAGTTTCTAAGATTAAAAATCTTGATATCATCTATGACTCTCCTCTTTGTCTCATACTCACGTCTAGTCTACCAGTGAATCCAGTTGGTTCaaccttaaaaatatatccagagTCTGGTATTCTTCCCCTCACCTGTTACAACCACTCTCATCCAAACCCTGTCCAAACTCGCCTGGATCACTACAGCGGCCTCCTACCTGATGCCTCTGGGTCTGCTTTTGGCCCTCAGCAGGTTCATTTCCAGTGTGGCCACAGTGATTCTGCCGGAACATAAACTGTGTAATTTAACTGAAAGTAAGTAAAGTCAGTGAGGACCTTGAAAAGAGATGGCTGTCTCCAGTAAAAGCCAAAGCCCTTGCTAAAACCAACAAGGTCTACACTATCTGtcctctgcctctcctctctggcttcatcttcctctgcctctgtGCTCATCACATTGGCTAAGCCAGACACACCCCTAGCTCGGTTGTGCTGCTCCTGCTGTATGTCACATGCAGATTCCTGCACGGCTGAGTCCCCCACTCCCTCAGGTCTTTACTCAAGTCATCTCATGAGGCCTTCCCTGCCCACTTGATATAAAACTTCAACcctatctccattttacttttctccttagcacttatCGCGATCTGGATCGATGCATCCATCcttccatacatacatacatacatacatacactttgCGTGCATTCATGTATAATACATGTATAATCCTTACAATGCACATGTATGCATTTGTGTATACAATGTACATCtatcatatacacatataatatacttgtactatatttcaaataaatacactatatataagttatatatgttatatatatgcatatataaatacatatatatttaacttaatttgcttattttccttctccctaTGAGGGCAGAAGTTTTCATCTGATTCGTCACTACTGTCTCCACAGCATCTAGAAAACTACTGGCAGTGCAGTGTTTAGTTCTCAGTAGGGCTGATAGATAGTCAAACGTCAACAGACATTTGTTGAATCAATCAGTCCTAGTTGGAGATGACCCTTCTTTGGGCTTTTCCACAATCTTTTCTGGTCTGAGACACCTGTCTCAGTGAGAACTCTGATTTTCATCCACCTGTTCAACCATCCTCCAATTATACAATCAGCTTTTGTTGAATGCTTAGAGCATGCCAGCTAATATGTCTACATCCTGACTTTTGACTCACTGATGTGGAAACAGAGTCCACGTGGAATAGAGGAAATTACTCTAGAATTTGTCCTAATTCTAGAGAATTGGGACAAAatcatattttgttattatatttgtgaATTCAATAAGTTTATACTTATGTTGAGAATACTATACTGTAAAAGGTAAATAAGTAGAGAGAAAAGGGTGtgaacctggaagacagagcATCAGCCTTAAAGTCTGCTCTTGCTTCTAACCAAAGAGGGGAAGATTGAGAGATGGTGCTGAAGATGTCTGGGGTATGCAGTTTCATAGATACTGATCGGAGACCAAGTAGGATGACAAGAAATTTAACTAAAATTTccttaattaaataaaatctaatgGAAAATAGATTCATAGTTACCAGAGACTGGGGGAAaggaaaatggggagttgtttcTTAATTAGTACAGAGTTTCCATTTGGGGTGATAAAAGGTTTTGGAAATAGACGGTGGTGACTGTTGCATAATGATGCATGTAATTaacgccactgaattgtacacttaaaaatggttaaaatggcaaattcatgctatatatattttacaacaataaaaagtttctttttgaaagaaagtaaaagataCAAAGGACATTGAGTTTTAGTGAGGAGAGCAGACAGCAGTGAATTTGAATTCTAGCTTCTCCACTTTCAAATCATTTGATCTTAAGCAGAAGGCTGCCGGGCCCCTTTGATCCTTGTCTCCTCATCAGTACAATGGGGATCATAATGGCTCCCTCAAAGAAAGACACTGTGTGTATAGTGTCTGGCAAGTGGTAGTACACAAATGTTCACCTCTTACAACCCTTAATCAGAACCATAGGACCTTAGAATAGGATGAAGCCCTCGAGGTTCCCTCAGCCTCCCCTCTCATTGTACAGATGATAGAGCAGGGTCTAAGGTCCCAC
Proteins encoded in this region:
- the RGSL1 gene encoding LOW QUALITY PROTEIN: regulator of G-protein signaling protein-like (The sequence of the model RefSeq protein was modified relative to this genomic sequence to represent the inferred CDS: inserted 2 bases in 2 codons; substituted 1 base at 1 genomic stop codon) — translated: MSNAEMIGSTNLIILLEDETFADFFNTFLSLLVFGQTPFYTLENSXWSLWPEIPHDLIAKYKGLLTWLEKYRLPFFCKTNLCFHYILCQEFISFVQSPEGEALLNLSVWHPNQSTTRREILSHKQKVALFKLQSYWLPNFYTHAKTIMAKEESCQALMQEYETRLYSICYTHVGGLPLSISIKKGHHPQKRYSSGKAKRKMWQLTDQGSWSLEVNTNPDTNTLLPQELFPQDKLVIQMPSPKETSLKERIISFQEEDILCAKKSNVKNKAKSHLHMEGLFETSFFTHLRTVTPIINYSPHMTIKKAVEQNLSLGYTHWALCADAXAGSPIWDHLKKQNLKVEVQLLDLWQDLHDFLSVLMSNGKTGKAFLXHMLGNRICELYLNEQIGLRLPLKSQTIKGLKELLPSGDVNLWIPRAQKEICNA